In Pyrus communis chromosome 1, drPyrComm1.1, whole genome shotgun sequence, the following are encoded in one genomic region:
- the LOC137725555 gene encoding uncharacterized protein — protein MRRKDEESDEEVQVRCNKQNISATIAAVIVCQPTEEQPQWGGSITGRYYKPRNRAMSHANLINNYFNPNSVYTEENFRRRFQMRSHVFERLLRDVQQVNPYFRQKRDRAGRPGFSSHQKVTVALRMMVHKDEYLCEPNQEDLNRLIRKAENRGFPSMIGSLDCMH, from the exons atgagacgaaaagatgaggagtctgatgaagaagttcaagtaaggtgcaacaaacaaaatatatcaGCAACCATAGCTGCAGTCATAGTGTGTCagccaactgaggaacaacctcaatggggtggctctaTTACTGGTCGCTattacaaaccacgaaacagagCGATGTCACATGCCAATCTGAtaaacaactacttcaaccccaactcggtgtacacaGAGGAGAATTTCAGACGTCGCTTCCAGATGAGGAGTCATGTCTTCGAGCGTTTACTTCGTGATGTCCAGCaagtcaatccatactttcgacagAAACGGGACAGAGCAGGCCGCCCTGGTTTCTCATctcatcagaaggttactgTTGCACTTCGAATGATG gttcacaaagacgagtacctctgcgagccaaatcaagaagatctaAATCGGCTCATTCGCAAAGCTGAAAACCGTGGGTTTCCAAGCATGATAGGAtcattagactgcatgcattAG